One Aegilops tauschii subsp. strangulata cultivar AL8/78 chromosome 7, Aet v6.0, whole genome shotgun sequence genomic window carries:
- the LOC109750169 gene encoding putative disease resistance protein RGA3, with amino-acid sequence MNLRKRVVGNVRAEIASPKVDVEEVTPMVVVVSSKRGRQGLVGELLRAWGLDKSGRKLERHLAAVQCILLDAEVKSRTNPAVSQWIKDLKTAAYQAYDVLDDFRYEVLRRCAAKLRRPSKASKVLRYFTANSPVVFRLHMSWKLKDALETIDELIVEMNNFNFLQHIERLSGDKMRRNKW; translated from the exons ATGAATTTGAGGAAGAGAGTCGTCGGCAACGTGAGAGCGGAGATTGCATCGCCCAAGGTGGACGTCGAAGAGGTGACGCCAATGGTAGTTGTTGTGAGCAGCAAG CGTGGCCGCCAAGGCCTGGTGGGAGAGCTGCTGCGGGCTTGGGGGCTGGACAAGTCCGGCCGGAAGCTGGAGCGGCACCTCGCGGCTGTCCAGTGCATCCTGCTAGACGCCGAGGTCAAGAGCCGAACCAACCCCGCCGTCAGCCAGTGGATCAAGGACCTCAAGACCGCAGCCTACCAGGCATACGATGTCCTCGACGACTTCCGCTATGAGGTGCTACGCCGCTGTGCCGCCAAGCTCCGCCGCCCCTCCAAGGCATCTAAG GTGCTGCGCTACTTCACCGCCAATAGCCCGGTTGTTTTCCGTCTTCACATGAGTTGGAAGTTGAAGGATGCCCTTGAGACCATAGATGAACTGATTGTGGAAATGAACAATTTTAACTTCCTGCAGCATATCGAG AGATTGTCGGGAGACaagatgagaaggaacaagtggtAA
- the LOC109750170 gene encoding uncharacterized protein has product MRVSLEIFNLVHCDGASTADLWAALRQLFQDNIDARANNLHTELRNTVQRDSPVGVYCQRLKAITDELRELGDPIEDRQLINVLLVGLSERFEKQASFIPMMSPRPSCWGT; this is encoded by the coding sequence ATGCGAGTCTCCCTAGAGATCTTCAATCTCGTCCACTGTGACGGTGCCTCCACCGCCGATCTATGGGCGGCCCTTCGTCAACTCTTCCAGGATAACATCGACGCTCGCGCCAACAATCTCCACACTGAGCTTCGGAATACGGTGCAACGTGATTCACCAGTCGGCGTCTACTGCCAACGCCTCAAGGCGATCACGGATGAACTCCGCGAACTTGGTGATCCAATCGAAGATCGCCAGCTCATCAACGTCCTCCTCGTCGGCCTCAGCGAGCGGTTTGAGAAGCAGGCCTCCTTCATCCCTATGATGAGTCCGCGTccctcctgttggggaacgtag